The Prevotella sp. E2-28 genome includes the window TCACACTGCGCTGTAAATTAGAATCTGCCATAATCTTTTTAGTTTTAATCTTTTTACCTTTTTACTTTTGAATAGTCACTTTATGCGTAGTACCCTCCACATGTTCCACAGAAAGAACGTTATAACCCTGCTCCTTCGCATTGCGAGGTACATTATCGAGGGGTTCACCCTCTGCCAGAAGAACTTCTAGGATATC containing:
- a CDS encoding sulfurtransferase TusA family protein — protein: MATKVLDITKEHCPMTFVKTKIELSKLNEGDILEVLLAEGEPLDNVPRNAKEQGYNVLSVEHVEGTTHKVTIQK